From a region of the Acidicapsa acidisoli genome:
- a CDS encoding H-NS histone family protein, which produces MIKADMFDGFNDDDLREVKTLADKLLKNRDDNRKDKALEQARATLAAVGLTLKDLGKAKTKAAKGPQYKGGHVYQHPTNKTLVWKAKGQKPGWLRELESEDKKAVEIGL; this is translated from the coding sequence ATGATCAAAGCAGACATGTTCGACGGCTTCAACGATGACGACTTGCGAGAGGTCAAGACGCTGGCGGATAAGCTTCTGAAAAACCGTGACGATAATCGCAAAGACAAGGCTCTCGAACAGGCGCGTGCTACCCTCGCCGCCGTAGGCTTAACCTTGAAAGACCTTGGTAAAGCCAAAACGAAGGCCGCCAAGGGGCCTCAATATAAGGGCGGGCATGTGTACCAGCACCCGACCAACAAAACGCTTGTATGGAAGGCTAAGGGGCAAAAGCCCGGATGGCTGCGCGAGCTGGAGTCAGAGGACAAGAAGGCGGTGGAAATTGGACTATGA
- a CDS encoding DNA methyltransferase has protein sequence MYNTIYNADCTKFLPHLRAESIDFILTDPPYLVRYQSRDSRTVPNDDNDAWLKPAFVEMYRVLKPDCFAVSFYGWPAADRFLAAYRNAGFRTVGHITFPKGYSSSTGYLRSEHETAHLLVKGNPWQRDGTIADVLPWKYTGNRLHPTQKPIEALEPLIGRFCPPGGIVLDPFAGSGSTLEAAQRLGRKWVGVELSAEYHAIANKRLSQWERPRPSYEQE, from the coding sequence ATGTACAACACCATCTATAACGCCGATTGCACCAAGTTCCTTCCGCATCTTCGCGCCGAGAGCATCGACTTCATCCTCACGGACCCGCCATACCTTGTGCGATACCAATCGCGTGACAGCCGCACGGTGCCCAATGACGACAACGACGCATGGTTGAAGCCAGCTTTCGTCGAGATGTACCGCGTGCTTAAGCCTGATTGCTTCGCGGTGTCCTTCTACGGATGGCCAGCAGCCGACAGATTCCTTGCCGCATATCGCAACGCAGGTTTTCGCACTGTAGGCCACATCACGTTCCCGAAAGGATATTCGTCATCGACGGGTTATCTGCGCAGCGAGCATGAGACTGCACACCTCCTTGTTAAGGGCAATCCGTGGCAGCGCGACGGAACCATAGCTGATGTGCTGCCGTGGAAATATACCGGTAACCGGCTGCATCCTACCCAGAAGCCCATTGAGGCACTTGAACCCCTAATCGGACGGTTCTGTCCGCCCGGTGGCATCGTGCTCGACCCGTTTGCGGGCTCTGGGTCGACGCTTGAAGCCGCGCAGCGTCTCGGCCGGAAATGGGTAGGTGTGGAGCTTTCAGCCGAATATCACGCAATTGCGAACAAGCGTTTGTCGCAATGGGAACGCCCGCGCCCCAGCTACGAGCAGGAATAA
- a CDS encoding TIGR02391 family protein, whose amino-acid sequence MEQGMSEWFVNTTRTAQNKFSFRTANLYEDAIRSTRDLVAQYSNEGIAHAGRYTQKVADIVLERFQAIEGILREIYIDPFADHSFNESERKELSLIVTAAYERELDRAIGMADNLCSSFVGANPERYASAIAALRYTATVSRARLDEAAMSVGRFEAALPSKQSTAPVNTQPDDVDATAMIDALIDEGRVFFQKITDLLERVGAQRKPQEQVTVAELKAWYTGMTELFELRFGAESPEYKVWAAGLEQIRLFGFENVGRFNPPGGHWELHNLGEALGLLTKIRLLQFRKRKTDSTSEELSGLHPKIAKRCRALFSAREYDSAVLAAFTAVEEQVRARSKAPATDVGVNLIASAMNPKSPALKFSDIPAEQEGYMALFRGSIGAIKNPLSHRTVGHSDPVRVTELLGLASFLMKLIDDLP is encoded by the coding sequence GTGGAACAAGGTATGAGCGAATGGTTCGTAAACACAACGAGAACGGCGCAAAACAAGTTTAGCTTCCGGACCGCGAATCTCTATGAAGACGCAATCCGGAGTACGAGGGACTTAGTAGCTCAATACTCTAACGAAGGAATAGCCCATGCAGGCAGATACACGCAGAAGGTCGCGGATATCGTCCTCGAAAGATTTCAGGCCATCGAGGGCATTCTGAGAGAGATTTACATCGATCCATTTGCAGATCATTCCTTCAATGAAAGTGAGAGGAAAGAGCTCAGCCTCATCGTAACCGCAGCTTATGAGCGCGAGCTGGACCGAGCCATTGGGATGGCCGATAACCTCTGCTCATCGTTTGTCGGAGCAAATCCCGAGCGGTACGCCTCAGCTATAGCAGCGCTGAGGTATACGGCGACCGTATCCAGGGCAAGATTAGATGAAGCAGCCATGTCGGTAGGCCGGTTTGAGGCAGCTTTGCCATCGAAGCAATCAACCGCACCGGTTAACACGCAACCGGATGACGTCGATGCTACTGCAATGATCGATGCACTGATTGACGAAGGTCGAGTGTTCTTTCAGAAAATCACGGATCTCCTTGAGCGTGTCGGTGCGCAACGAAAACCTCAAGAGCAAGTAACGGTCGCTGAGCTTAAAGCATGGTATACGGGTATGACCGAGCTCTTTGAGCTTAGGTTCGGCGCCGAGTCTCCCGAATATAAGGTTTGGGCAGCCGGGCTGGAACAGATCCGCTTGTTCGGATTTGAGAATGTTGGACGGTTCAACCCACCGGGAGGCCATTGGGAATTACACAACCTCGGCGAAGCACTCGGGCTGCTCACCAAAATACGGCTTCTACAGTTCCGTAAACGCAAAACTGATTCAACGTCAGAGGAGCTAAGCGGACTGCATCCCAAAATAGCGAAGCGTTGCAGAGCGTTATTTTCGGCACGAGAGTACGATTCTGCCGTGCTCGCCGCGTTCACTGCTGTCGAGGAACAGGTGCGTGCGCGATCTAAGGCTCCAGCAACAGACGTGGGAGTCAACCTCATTGCGTCTGCAATGAACCCTAAATCTCCAGCGTTGAAGTTTTCTGACATTCCTGCTGAACAGGAAGGTTATATGGCCCTTTTTCGTGGATCGATAGGCGCTATTAAGAATCCGCTGAGTCACCGCACGGTGGGCCACTCTGATCCCGTCAGGGTGACTGAGCTCCTGGGTCTCGCAAGCTTTCTCATGAAGCTGATCGATGACTTGCCTTAG
- a CDS encoding ArdC family protein, with protein MNPNDKPPPRDFRAEVTADIIKLLEHGAAPWQKPWEDVAGGGMPFNPTTQKPYRGGNVLALMISEMQHGFSDPRWMTYKQAAEEGWQVRKGERGSKIEFWEAKAGSKDPKAADDERQGRLIHRVYTVFNAQQIDGIPQLPKKERQEWEACEAGEKILKDAGAEIRYGGGRAYYRKDTDHIQLPPREIFKDAPGFYGTACHELIHWTGGEKRLNRETLMKSKGMNADDENYPREELVAEIGSMMLGVETGIPHDPSQHAAYVQSWIKSLKSDKNEIFRAASAASKACDLLLQRGKLQEVLATSHVDRLAEELAPQLAALR; from the coding sequence ATGAACCCGAACGATAAGCCGCCACCGCGTGATTTCCGTGCAGAAGTCACTGCCGACATTATTAAGCTCTTGGAACACGGAGCGGCACCATGGCAAAAGCCTTGGGAAGATGTTGCCGGCGGAGGGATGCCATTCAACCCGACAACACAAAAGCCCTACCGCGGTGGAAACGTACTGGCATTGATGATTTCAGAGATGCAGCACGGGTTCTCCGACCCTCGCTGGATGACATACAAACAGGCTGCCGAAGAAGGCTGGCAAGTACGCAAAGGCGAGCGAGGGAGCAAGATTGAATTCTGGGAAGCGAAGGCTGGAAGCAAAGATCCGAAAGCTGCAGACGACGAGAGACAAGGTCGACTGATTCATCGCGTCTACACCGTGTTCAACGCCCAGCAGATTGACGGCATACCGCAGTTGCCCAAGAAAGAGCGCCAGGAGTGGGAGGCGTGCGAGGCTGGAGAGAAAATCCTCAAGGATGCCGGCGCAGAGATTCGATATGGTGGCGGCCGCGCCTACTACCGCAAGGACACTGACCACATCCAGCTTCCGCCGCGTGAAATCTTCAAGGACGCACCAGGCTTCTACGGCACTGCATGCCATGAACTAATTCACTGGACAGGCGGAGAGAAACGCCTTAACCGCGAAACATTGATGAAATCCAAAGGCATGAATGCCGACGACGAAAACTATCCGCGCGAAGAGCTGGTAGCCGAAATCGGCAGCATGATGCTCGGAGTGGAGACAGGCATTCCGCACGACCCGTCGCAACATGCCGCCTACGTGCAGTCGTGGATTAAATCGTTGAAAAGCGATAAGAATGAGATTTTTCGCGCGGCGAGCGCTGCCTCGAAAGCATGTGATCTGTTGCTCCAGCGAGGCAAGCTACAGGAGGTCTTGGCTACGAGTCACGTCGACCGCCTGGCAGAGGAGCTGGCTCCGCAACTTGCAGCTCTGCGCTGA
- the mobF gene encoding MobF family relaxase, whose product MNHIKGAKAAKDYYSQHVAPGDYYTHDSVEMPGEWGGKGAKRLSLSGEVKKEDFFALCKNRNPHTGEQITPRMKDDRRVLTDITFNAPKAVSGAYELGGDERVYTVHLNAVRATMTEMEEDAKARVRKGGADHDELTGEMVYALNSHRTARQVNGRIDFHLHTHATVQNMTFSQSEQDWRAIQLGDIVRDKGYYQAAYLSRLANGMKELGYGVEKDGNSFTLAGISRQTIEKFSQRTAVIEAEAERRGITSAEEKGKLGRKTREKKSAQPASMSELRKEWTARATPEELLALQTARHGWSKGDAAITPERAKEYALEHSFQKASTVSEKRLKQEALAYGVGSVLPQNVADITQHPEVIAQKRDGQVMTTTKAVLRDEMAMLQFAIDGQRKFSALVGTERLSKADLSYFSNKQSKQEPFTGSRGDLKGNSTESPQKSLSNPSLDPLGGLSDEQKKTALHVLNSRDTVTGIRGGPGTGKTHMLQTVNGVISAIESRSGDYNTVYAFAQSTTASRGELRKVGFKDAETLATLFKNEEMQARLHKQWILLDEAGQASTKEMKQLFQIAKEQKARVLLVGDYFQHSSVEAGDAFRLIEREGGIKYAVMKDIRRQTTPEYKRAVEHINTGTAKGAQKGFDALDKLGWVEEVSGPERHQRLVSDYLKAVDDGKTALIVAPTHREGKKLTEELRERLRERGAITDERATKVRDKTGWSDAQKGDARNYEPRMILEFHQNAKGFTRGDQGVVAEDKDRAFLQMTNGSRVPLPVKEANRFEVYRVREEAVGIGDRIRITKNGKLKVAGQAKGTSVNNGDLYTVEGYTKQGDYRLSGGKLMPRDFGHVELAYYDTSYKSQSKTVDRIFVAEGKESLGAANQQQWLVSTTRGREQAKIYVDSKEDVRNAIARTGQRLSAVELTRTKLRPTWRERFSQTFERNRVSRFIRQRADVIADYWRSKREGVTYA is encoded by the coding sequence ATGAATCACATCAAGGGAGCTAAGGCAGCGAAGGATTACTATTCGCAGCATGTCGCGCCCGGCGATTACTACACGCACGACTCTGTAGAGATGCCGGGCGAATGGGGTGGCAAGGGAGCGAAAAGGCTTAGCCTGTCCGGTGAAGTTAAGAAGGAAGATTTTTTCGCCCTGTGCAAGAACCGCAATCCCCACACGGGGGAGCAAATAACGCCCCGCATGAAGGACGACAGGCGCGTTCTCACGGATATCACTTTCAATGCGCCGAAAGCGGTTTCTGGGGCGTATGAACTCGGTGGGGATGAACGCGTATATACCGTCCATCTAAATGCAGTCCGGGCAACAATGACGGAGATGGAAGAGGATGCAAAGGCCAGAGTCAGAAAAGGGGGCGCTGACCATGATGAGCTGACGGGCGAAATGGTCTACGCGCTTAACAGCCATCGAACGGCGAGGCAGGTTAATGGGAGGATCGATTTCCACCTGCATACTCACGCGACCGTACAGAATATGACCTTCAGTCAGTCGGAGCAGGACTGGCGGGCGATTCAGCTTGGGGATATCGTTAGAGACAAGGGCTACTACCAAGCAGCGTATCTTTCCCGACTAGCAAATGGAATGAAGGAACTAGGATACGGGGTTGAGAAAGACGGCAATAGCTTTACCCTGGCCGGTATCTCCCGTCAAACTATCGAGAAATTCTCGCAACGTACTGCCGTTATCGAAGCCGAAGCCGAAAGGCGAGGCATTACGAGTGCGGAAGAAAAAGGCAAACTCGGCCGCAAAACACGAGAGAAGAAATCTGCGCAACCAGCTAGCATGTCGGAACTGCGCAAGGAATGGACAGCGCGCGCCACACCAGAAGAACTGCTTGCATTGCAAACAGCACGCCATGGATGGAGCAAAGGCGACGCAGCGATAACGCCCGAGCGGGCCAAAGAATACGCGCTGGAGCACTCGTTTCAGAAAGCATCGACTGTCTCAGAAAAACGCCTGAAACAGGAAGCGCTTGCCTATGGCGTTGGCTCCGTGTTGCCACAAAATGTTGCCGATATAACACAACATCCGGAAGTCATTGCCCAAAAGCGCGACGGCCAGGTGATGACGACAACGAAGGCCGTGCTACGTGATGAAATGGCGATGCTGCAATTCGCAATAGATGGACAGAGGAAATTCAGTGCCTTAGTCGGTACGGAGCGATTAAGCAAAGCGGACTTGTCTTATTTTTCGAATAAGCAGAGCAAGCAAGAGCCGTTCACCGGATCAAGAGGCGATTTAAAGGGCAACTCTACGGAAAGTCCGCAAAAATCGCTTTCAAACCCATCCCTCGATCCTCTTGGCGGGCTTTCCGATGAACAGAAAAAGACTGCCCTGCATGTGCTCAATAGCCGGGATACGGTCACAGGAATACGCGGCGGTCCCGGCACAGGCAAAACGCACATGCTGCAGACGGTGAACGGCGTGATTTCCGCGATTGAAAGTCGATCAGGTGATTACAACACGGTATACGCATTCGCCCAATCAACCACGGCCTCACGCGGTGAATTGCGGAAGGTCGGCTTTAAGGATGCCGAAACGCTCGCCACACTCTTTAAAAACGAGGAAATGCAAGCCCGCCTTCACAAACAATGGATTTTGCTCGATGAGGCCGGCCAGGCTTCTACGAAAGAGATGAAACAGCTGTTCCAAATCGCAAAGGAACAGAAGGCGCGGGTGCTGCTTGTAGGAGATTATTTTCAGCATTCAAGTGTGGAAGCAGGCGATGCTTTCCGGCTCATCGAAAGGGAGGGCGGCATAAAGTACGCCGTTATGAAGGATATTCGACGCCAGACGACTCCGGAATACAAGAGAGCCGTAGAGCATATCAACACCGGCACGGCAAAAGGCGCACAGAAGGGATTTGATGCATTAGACAAGCTTGGCTGGGTCGAAGAAGTTTCCGGGCCAGAAAGACATCAGAGGCTCGTTTCCGACTACCTGAAAGCCGTCGATGATGGGAAGACTGCCCTGATTGTGGCTCCAACGCATCGGGAGGGGAAAAAGCTGACGGAAGAATTGCGCGAAAGGCTTAGAGAGCGCGGCGCTATCACCGATGAGCGTGCTACAAAAGTCCGCGATAAGACCGGCTGGTCCGATGCCCAAAAGGGCGATGCCCGTAATTACGAGCCGCGCATGATTCTTGAGTTTCATCAAAATGCCAAAGGTTTTACTCGGGGAGACCAGGGTGTTGTCGCCGAGGACAAAGATAGGGCGTTCCTGCAGATGACAAATGGTTCCCGCGTCCCACTCCCAGTAAAGGAAGCAAATCGTTTTGAAGTCTATCGTGTGCGCGAGGAAGCGGTGGGCATCGGCGACCGGATACGAATCACAAAGAACGGCAAACTGAAGGTAGCAGGACAGGCAAAGGGAACGAGCGTCAATAATGGCGACCTGTATACAGTTGAGGGATATACGAAGCAGGGTGATTATCGTCTTTCCGGGGGCAAGCTTATGCCCAGAGATTTCGGCCATGTGGAGCTTGCCTATTACGACACCAGCTACAAATCCCAGAGCAAAACCGTGGACAGAATCTTCGTGGCGGAGGGGAAGGAGTCGTTAGGCGCGGCGAATCAGCAGCAATGGCTGGTGAGTACCACCCGTGGCCGGGAACAAGCAAAGATATACGTCGATTCCAAAGAGGACGTGCGCAACGCCATTGCGCGCACTGGACAGCGCCTGTCCGCAGTGGAGCTGACACGCACGAAATTAAGGCCAACCTGGCGCGAACGCTTCTCACAGACGTTCGAGCGCAACCGTGTGAGCCGTTTCATACGGCAGCGTGCCGACGTAATCGCCGACTACTGGCGCTCGAAGCGGGAGGGCGTAACGTATGCCTGA
- a CDS encoding helix-turn-helix domain-containing protein, producing MTNHPNRGRIQHWPQYLQGFRARFGLSQRQLAELLPSTVRDIEEIEQGIYAPRPYLKRALGDLAAELNKPPFPDSQ from the coding sequence ATGACCAACCATCCAAACCGAGGCCGCATCCAGCATTGGCCCCAATACCTCCAGGGATTCCGGGCGCGCTTTGGACTCAGCCAGCGCCAACTGGCGGAATTGCTGCCATCCACGGTGCGAGACATAGAGGAAATCGAACAGGGTATCTATGCGCCTCGCCCCTATTTGAAGCGGGCCCTTGGGGATCTGGCTGCTGAGTTGAACAAACCTCCGTTTCCCGATTCGCAATGA
- a CDS encoding DUF7019 family protein, whose product MKYYIYISDAKVDMLFPQVPHDIKKKVALEFKMDLKLLSASRKTETESEDNRIARLETVVDFIREYGDIGTADRPGEYIEDTLSMRWGYYGFQRDDNPVVYFGGETERTILGLGGSTKHLIGNAGTSSAHSHSATPFLLDFLSKELGLHSENPDLEWARQHGQDFSPITAVELATTQMRGPEQRIDFVAKRLAYGPVERFNDNPLLKDKHVLLATPLYVAMAD is encoded by the coding sequence GTGAAATATTACATCTACATCTCGGACGCCAAGGTGGACATGCTGTTCCCGCAGGTTCCCCACGACATCAAGAAGAAGGTCGCGCTCGAATTCAAAATGGACCTGAAGCTGCTTTCGGCGTCCAGAAAGACCGAAACCGAGAGCGAGGACAATCGGATAGCGCGGCTTGAAACGGTTGTGGACTTCATTCGGGAATATGGCGACATCGGCACGGCTGATCGGCCGGGCGAATACATTGAGGACACGCTTTCAATGCGCTGGGGCTATTACGGTTTTCAACGCGATGATAATCCGGTCGTATATTTCGGCGGCGAAACTGAACGCACTATTCTCGGATTAGGCGGATCAACAAAACATCTCATAGGCAATGCCGGAACATCTTCTGCTCATTCGCATTCAGCCACGCCATTTTTGTTGGATTTTCTTTCTAAGGAGCTCGGCCTACATAGCGAGAACCCAGACTTAGAATGGGCTCGCCAGCACGGCCAAGATTTCAGTCCCATAACTGCGGTCGAACTGGCTACGACCCAGATGAGAGGACCAGAACAAAGAATCGACTTTGTTGCGAAGAGGCTAGCCTATGGGCCAGTGGAGAGATTCAACGACAACCCCTTACTAAAGGATAAACACGTCCTCCTGGCAACGCCTCTCTATGTCGCAATGGCCGATTGA
- a CDS encoding toll/interleukin-1 receptor domain-containing protein has protein sequence MKQTDEEFARGVDYLRNIIESGKTLKMPDPRRLMTGTTYLIEVTGFTKNWNMGLTRDQICDIPGTKEYRESALALAQVLNSRFMNVDPNLYVTKSGRLLEVDWEWPLSPMVNEAGNAYISASALWVHLKDRLTGELARCAVKITAAQLMPGSGSNPFSRLSLIVNSIRSAVDSKAVSFHPTRELLGSKGDIVEFGYSATRHDDLAIHDFLSKKVWLLGFKAGRKDTQAWVSDPWDAAYLGCTTGEFHQAAAVLDAQERIVLHESGEFAKAGKVLLANNGPLQAATPTPQSKATNEEYDVFVSHATEDKSYVEPLARGLEAAGIKVWFDKISLEWGDDLRSAIDRGLKACRYGIVVFSKAFLAKKKWTEYELTSLFERESVGRKVILPIWHNITRDDLVEYSPGFAGRFAINSLTDSNADIVNNLLRLLGREPKIADIPQVAALSEMGFLPGKPKFNAVAYARYETTGVDAKRADVHIRPSATREGWFTYEDSFGEVQHATQDDIATRFVLFDRRLIREGYIRMNYANLAASRAFDL, from the coding sequence ATGAAGCAGACGGACGAAGAGTTCGCTCGCGGCGTAGATTACCTGCGAAACATCATCGAAAGTGGAAAGACGCTAAAGATGCCGGACCCGCGGCGTCTGATGACGGGTACCACCTATCTCATCGAAGTCACAGGATTCACGAAGAACTGGAATATGGGTCTGACCAGGGACCAGATTTGCGACATACCGGGAACGAAAGAGTACCGGGAGTCAGCTCTCGCACTGGCGCAGGTGTTGAACAGCCGCTTCATGAATGTAGATCCCAACCTTTATGTGACCAAGTCTGGCCGGTTACTTGAGGTGGACTGGGAGTGGCCGCTAAGTCCGATGGTTAACGAGGCCGGAAACGCTTATATTTCTGCGAGCGCGCTTTGGGTCCATCTGAAGGATAGGCTGACAGGCGAACTCGCCCGATGCGCGGTCAAAATCACCGCCGCGCAACTAATGCCCGGATCTGGCTCCAACCCATTCAGCAGGCTATCGCTCATTGTCAATTCAATCAGATCTGCGGTGGACTCAAAGGCTGTCAGCTTTCATCCCACGCGTGAATTGTTGGGTAGCAAAGGCGACATTGTTGAATTTGGTTACTCGGCTACGCGGCATGACGATCTGGCTATTCATGATTTCCTGTCCAAAAAGGTTTGGCTTCTCGGCTTCAAAGCGGGACGCAAGGATACACAAGCATGGGTTTCTGATCCGTGGGACGCAGCTTATTTGGGCTGCACCACGGGTGAATTCCATCAGGCAGCTGCTGTGCTCGATGCACAGGAGAGGATCGTCCTGCATGAATCCGGAGAATTTGCCAAAGCCGGTAAGGTCCTATTGGCCAACAATGGCCCATTACAAGCCGCTACGCCAACTCCCCAATCAAAAGCGACTAATGAAGAGTACGATGTCTTCGTCTCGCATGCTACGGAAGATAAGTCTTATGTGGAGCCTTTGGCACGCGGCCTTGAGGCCGCAGGAATCAAAGTCTGGTTCGATAAGATTTCGTTGGAGTGGGGCGACGATTTACGCAGCGCAATCGATAGAGGATTGAAGGCCTGCCGGTATGGCATTGTCGTGTTTTCTAAAGCATTTCTGGCAAAGAAGAAATGGACTGAATATGAGCTGACATCGTTATTTGAGCGGGAAAGCGTTGGTAGAAAAGTCATTCTGCCCATCTGGCACAACATCACGCGGGACGATCTCGTTGAATACAGTCCGGGGTTCGCCGGTCGATTCGCTATAAATTCGTTGACCGACAGCAATGCCGATATTGTGAACAATCTGCTGAGACTGCTTGGAAGAGAGCCAAAGATTGCCGATATCCCACAAGTTGCGGCCCTGTCAGAGATGGGGTTTCTACCTGGGAAACCCAAGTTCAACGCTGTCGCCTACGCGCGATATGAGACCACCGGAGTTGACGCCAAGCGGGCCGACGTTCACATCCGTCCGTCAGCCACGAGAGAAGGCTGGTTTACCTATGAGGATTCCTTTGGTGAGGTCCAACATGCGACGCAAGATGACATCGCGACCCGGTTTGTGCTCTTTGACCGCAGACTGATTCGAGAGGGCTATATTCGCATGAATTACGCGAATCTCGCTGCGAGCCGCGCATTTGATCTTTGA
- a CDS encoding HNH endonuclease produces MRIFVGVTDKDWFHLHASRTNVDEVNFWRPSPTATFKALDPGELLLFKLHAPDNFIVGGGFFTKFLQLPINLAWDAFRESNGVRSLPEMRQRIAKYRSEPMGPTENPNIGCIMLAEPFFWPKEQWIPSPADFKLNTVQGKGYEAEAGTGRELWVEVEQRLKLQPAAQLQDETATVAAIESHGFGKPQIVLPRLGQGSVRIVVTDAYERRCALTGERTLPVLDAAHIKPYSVLQRHEVSNGILMRSDIHRLFDEGYITIDPADRKILVSPRIREEFDNGKEYYRLHGSPLRLPLNSAYHPQIDNLEYHAYNIFR; encoded by the coding sequence ATGCGAATCTTCGTTGGGGTTACAGACAAAGACTGGTTCCACCTTCACGCCTCCCGCACCAACGTGGACGAGGTTAATTTCTGGCGCCCTTCTCCCACTGCCACTTTCAAAGCGTTAGACCCCGGCGAGCTTCTGCTGTTCAAGCTGCATGCGCCGGATAATTTCATCGTCGGCGGTGGTTTCTTCACAAAGTTCCTGCAACTGCCCATCAATCTCGCGTGGGATGCTTTCCGGGAATCTAACGGCGTTCGGTCTCTGCCAGAGATGAGGCAACGAATCGCCAAGTACCGCTCGGAGCCTATGGGACCGACTGAGAACCCGAATATTGGCTGCATAATGCTGGCGGAGCCATTTTTCTGGCCCAAAGAGCAGTGGATACCGTCGCCCGCAGACTTTAAGCTGAACACGGTGCAGGGTAAGGGCTACGAAGCCGAAGCCGGTACAGGCCGCGAACTTTGGGTTGAAGTGGAGCAGCGGTTGAAGCTTCAGCCCGCTGCACAGCTGCAGGACGAGACAGCCACCGTTGCCGCGATTGAATCCCACGGCTTCGGTAAACCGCAGATTGTGCTGCCGAGACTGGGTCAGGGATCTGTCCGAATCGTCGTCACGGATGCCTACGAGCGCAGGTGCGCGCTCACCGGAGAACGGACGCTACCGGTCCTTGATGCGGCCCACATAAAGCCCTACTCAGTTCTGCAGCGGCATGAGGTGTCGAACGGCATCCTGATGCGAAGCGACATCCATCGGCTGTTCGATGAAGGCTACATCACCATCGACCCTGCCGACCGAAAGATCCTCGTGAGCCCTCGGATTCGCGAGGAGTTTGATAACGGGAAGGAATACTACCGGCTCCATGGATCTCCGCTCCGGCTACCATTGAACTCTGCGTACCATCCTCAAATCGACAACCTTGAATATCACGCCTACAACATTTTTAGGTAG
- a CDS encoding DUF736 domain-containing protein, translating to MAYNIGFFTKTDSGFTGKIETLAVRATAEFHRILNRTNENAPAFEIFSGDLKIGAAWERQGKKGKYLSVSFEDPSFSSGYYNLYKSGVEHGYTLTFERPRAAKKD from the coding sequence ATGGCCTATAACATCGGATTTTTCACCAAGACGGACAGCGGCTTCACAGGCAAAATTGAAACGCTCGCAGTCAGAGCCACAGCGGAATTCCACCGGATACTTAACCGCACCAACGAAAATGCCCCGGCCTTCGAAATCTTCTCCGGCGATCTCAAGATCGGCGCCGCTTGGGAACGCCAGGGCAAGAAGGGCAAATACCTTTCGGTCAGTTTTGAAGACCCCAGCTTTTCGTCCGGCTACTACAACCTCTACAAGAGCGGCGTCGAGCACGGTTACACGCTCACCTTCGAGCGGCCACGCGCTGCGAAAAAGGACTAA
- a CDS encoding DUF5615 family PIN-like protein, translating into MKWLIDECLHTSLVELAHSRGQVADHVNYLGQGSSKDWELMEIVVEHDYTFVTNNRFDFLALYKKEMFHAGLVVIVPNVTPKRQRELFSAVLDHAGPRELINTVIEVNFVRQQIECVEYPYPKDE; encoded by the coding sequence GTGAAGTGGTTGATAGATGAATGCCTCCACACCTCTCTGGTTGAACTAGCCCATAGCCGCGGACAGGTCGCCGACCATGTGAACTACCTGGGTCAGGGAAGTTCCAAAGACTGGGAACTGATGGAGATAGTAGTCGAGCATGACTACACATTCGTCACCAACAATCGATTCGATTTCCTCGCGCTTTACAAGAAGGAGATGTTCCACGCCGGTTTGGTGGTTATCGTGCCAAATGTGACACCCAAGCGGCAGCGGGAACTCTTCAGCGCGGTACTGGATCATGCTGGCCCACGGGAACTGATCAACACTGTCATTGAGGTCAACTTCGTTCGACAACAGATTGAATGCGTGGAATACCCCTATCCGAAGGACGAATAG